CAAATTTCCGGTCCGGTTAAAATGACTAGAACTGGTATAAAAACCTCAGTTTTCAAGGGTTAGAAACGTAATTAAGCCTCATCATCATCTTTCCCTTATCTACGCTTCTTCTTCTACACCAGTGAAAAGGAGATAAAGATTGTGCCCAAAGCGATAAAAAAAAATGGCGGTTTCTCTCCCGAACTCGTTCCTCCAGATCAATCCATGCGCTCCTTCTCTGGCAATCAAAAAGGTAAAACCTTTCTCTTTATACTCTCCTCTCCTTTCCTCAAATCACTAAACTTTTTTTCTGAATAGCCAATTACGGCGGCAGCGATTGGCGtacaaggaggaggaggaagtaaACCGTCGGTGGTTCAAATAACGTGCAGGAAGAAGGATTTGCACCCCGAGTTTCACGAGGACGCCAAGGTTTACTGCAACGGGGAGCTCGTGATGACGACGGGAGGGACCAAGAAAGAGTATGTCGTCGATGTTTGGTCCGGTAACCACCCGTTTTACCTCGGGAACAGGTCGGCTCTGATGGTTGATGCTGATCAGGTCGAGAAGTTCCGTAAGAGGTTCGCGGGGCTGTCGGAGATTATGGAGATTCCGGTTCTGAAAGGAGAGATCGTGTTGCCGACCAAGAAGAGCAAAGGTGCTGGCaaagggaagaagaagtgaTGTGACTTTACAATGTTTTCTGGTAAAAGTTTTAGATTTGTctccttttttttattcaattaaaaGTGGACTGCTTTGGCTGTTGAATTTGTATGTTGCTTTTCTTCTGAATGCAAATGATTATGCTTTATTTTGATATTGTGTTTGTTGTTACAATGCATATAGAATGTGTCATTTGCCACAGCTGGTGATAGTCTTATTGCACTTATATCGTATAGGTATGAACTAGATGGTTAGTGCGACTGTGTTTGTTGTCTAGCGTTTGATTTGTTGCTTGAGATCATTGCTCTAGCACTCTTACAGTCAAGAGTTGCAATATTTTGAGCTAGATCATGGTTTATGCAAATGTGTGGGCATGTTATTAGCCAAGAACATGAACTGTGACTCGGTATTTTTATCATACATATATTTACAACAAACACGTCAATGTAGTGACTTGTAAACACACAAAGTTGAACTTTATTAGTGAGCAGTTGAGCACAATCTAGCATTGAGGGTTTGCTTAAGATAACAAATAAGACAGTTATTGAAAGCTGAAGATTCACAGAACTCGAAGGGTTGTTTCTGTTGTCATGCCCCAGTACAATGCCATCCTCATTTGAAGTGTGAAAGGCACACACTAATTAGTGGGCTTTTTATCTGTTGTGGATTATTATTAATGTGACGGGAAGCAATGCCTAGCCAACTGTTTTTGGTAGACGGTCAGGCCCAATCAACCGTTTATTGCATATAGATTGGAGTTGGATCATAATGCTCgaaattttctttaaacactcattcaaaacatgaaaacaataTCGATTTAGATCAAATGTTTTGGTTTCCTGTTCCTTGAACTTAACACAAGAAAGATCAAGAGTTGGGTTAGTTGAACATTATGTCTTAACGAAatctaattagttttttttatcatgttgGAATAATTCAGTCTGACGTTCGGTTTATGTCGGATTAAATAAATGTTAAACAGATTGTTTATTAGTCCAAATAATGCAGTCGTTTGTCCCCGCCAGTATCAGACAGTGTTAAGCTCTGTTGCTACACCAAAGCAGTATTTGTCTGCTAAAAGTTTAGCTCCCTCTAGTCTACAAATGTATCATGTATGCATCAAACTATTATCAagctttaaaacaatatttgtgTACATAAACCAGAAGTTCTCTTCGTGCATGTGAGTCATCTCATTTTCACGTGATTCTCTACCATTTGCGCAACTTTTTGTATTTCAAATCCATGAACCTCGTAAATGTATGTCTGTGGATAAGTACTCTGACGGCGCGTGACTTTCACATGTCTTTTTGAAACTTTACAAGTGGCTTCATGGGCTGCAAGCCTGCAACTGCTTAACTAAGTCCATGTCTAATAAACTTTCACATGTCTgaatattttgttagaaatgGCACCGTTAATTTATGGTaagttgaaatatttgttttttcaaacaCATGGTaagttgaatttttatttttaaacacatggtaaattgaaaatatattcaGTATATATATACGATAGGAAACTGTATTTTCAATCTCATCATCTACATGCAAGTTTCCATAGAGAAAATATTATGTTGAGATAGTATAATAATAACTAATTATGGAAAAATGGCAATTAGTAGACAAACTaatcattgttttcatagaCAAGAGACAAAACATTGcaaggaaaacaaaaaagaattcTCCAAGTTACTAcatttcatatatttaaaatatcaagaaaaatgaaaaaaaaatatatgttgctACCATTATTGGTTGAatacataaaactatatactaaattttttgtattatttagaaaaaaaccaaaaaatatatattttaattaaacatttaaatgaAAAGAGGCATGCATGCATTCAGAACGGTCAAATATAAATAGGAACCTGTATCACAGTGTCAGTGATCTTCCCTCCCCAATCGAATATTCTACCGATCGCTTTACTTTCCCGAATTCAAAAATTTCCCGGAAAATTTGTAAAGAATCGTTACTTTCCCGATTCATTTCCTCCAGTGATCTTCATCGTATTCCAACTTCTCCTACATAAAACCAAAGCATTAGCTTTCTCAATTATCACACGGAGActacaacaaacaaacaaaaaaacatgacGAATAAGCAGCAGCTCGATGACGTGgaggcggagaaagcggaagCGATGAGGAGATACAACAACCAGAAACGGTTCAGGAACATCGTACGAGCAGCCGCCGTAGCTTTCTTCTGCTACTTGTGGTTTCCCACGCTACAAGCTGCCTGCGATTGGTTTAACCGAACCGGAGCGGTTATTAATTTAACCAATCGCGcgttcgtcttcttcttcgttaACGTACTCGTCGGTTTGATCTTCCTTCTATCTCGCGATCACGGCGACGAAGATAGTGGGAGTGTTAGGACCAACGAGCCAGACCTATACGATCAGTACACCTCCTTCTCCGCCGTAACCGTAGCCGTAACCGCCTCCGATGATGATGATTCGAAAAAGCAAACCGTTCCGACGTTTATCACGGTGGTCcacgaggaggaggaggtggttgAGGAGAAACAAATCGTTccggcggaggaggaggtggtTGTGGAGGCGGTTACAACGGAGAATAAGGTTATCCGGCCGGCGACTGATTTTCGGAGGACTGAATCGGCGAACGCGGCGATTGAGAGATTGAACAGCGAGGAGTTTCGTTTGAAGGTGGAGGCGTTTataatggagaagaagagatgtCTTGTTCAGGAGGAAAACGACGTCGTTGGATGGAGAGAAGATGGTTCTTCTGGACTTGAGCTCGTTGGTGCTGACTAAAGCCATGGGTCGTGCTAAATAGATATGACGATAACATCAAATGACTTGAAAAAAatgttctctttttatttttagtcaCGAAATGGATGTAGTTTTCtcttatattaaaaactaatacTACCTTTCAATGTGGTTGCATTGCATTTTCTATGGTATTTATAATGAACCTAATAACGTAGCTACCAGTCAATGTTATCTTTATATGAAACGGGCAACTTGTAAACTTATCGTAGTCAATTCAATTACATACAGTATTATCCTTGGATTCTTGCCAACTGCTTGATCGTtgcatttttattttggtcacaTAACTTGTTTATGCTTTGGGCTTTTGCATGTGATTTATAGATTAATAAAACTTTAGGTCAGGTTCATTTATCCACTTGCGAAAATTGGTGGAGGAACTCATTGTGGTCCTACATAAACAAATAGCAGCAATACGAATCACAACTTATAGCATCTCCATTccatctctataatagagatataGGGGAAAAAATAGCATTTCTATAACAGAGTTAAATATAGCATTCTTCTTCTATTAATCTTCTataatagaggaatacattgaaGCAAAAACAccatctctattttagagatggTCTTAGAGACTAtttgtgacacccgtcacctccTATCTGGAGAACAGCGTGCCACCAACAATATCTCATAACACAATAGTCCATATACACGACTCCACTCACTCTATACCCAAATAAAAAATCCGAATAAAAAGCCCAGTAGCACCAAATCCGTTCAAATATCATATACTCATCTGTCTCACCTGCAAGAGGCAAATGAGGGGTGAGTAACGGGGAAGtcactcagtgaggtatgggatactAAACCcaaagtccatggacccggacagagcactccgaataaatataatttaatcctaacacgttgcaaacacggtacctaaagtacccaaaGATCACACAACagtcctagcgaggtgcacactcgctgcccactaacaggccaaaacactaccgaaaaggtgctcggttcatacacacaccgaacaagtgctcggtaacacacgcccgtagacgatttatcgacctcCTGGGTTACGCGTCAACCGGTCGACTATAGCTGACCGTAACCTCCACacaatccggcatacagaaGTCCGTCTCTGTATCCGTCTCAAACAATAACATAACTCCTAATAAAAGAACTATTTTTATTAACcaattttaaatgaaacaatcattgttgaatcctctaacaccctagttccggtttaagcaaagaacctaaaaactaaacaagcaataaCAGACTCGATTTCACGTAGACGgaaacacattagaaataaattatacttattcaaGGTCTTAAGCCGTGTAAGAGGAATTCGAGaaaagaccctcaccttagccaatATTGGAAATGGATCAGGAAATACCCAAAACTAATATGTCTCTCGGTCTAGGCATTATATTAGCATGAATTATTTATCAATAATTCACACCTAAAGTTCCATGTTTCTTCCTGCGCATGGCATGGCACGATTAAAGTTAATTATATGCCATGAAGGTTGCTTGTAGCTCAAGTAAGAAGGAAGAACACTTAGCTACACGGCTTTTAGATAACAAGTGATGATGGTGGTTGGTGCCAGGTGGTGGTGAGACGATGGATCCAGTTCCATGTGCCTTCTCTCCCTTTCGGCTCGGTCACgttcttaatttatattacgGAACTGGTACGTACGAGATGACTACACCCGAAAACTGATGGAGACTTAATGAGACTTGCGATGACTCCGGTGACAAGTGCCCCTCCGATGACCCGCGGCCCATGGTGGCACATAACAGTGGTTGACAGTTACGACTGTGGCTCCGGCTAACGACAGCGGCATGGATGGTGTCGTTGGAGTGGTGAACTGGTGATGCGGTATGACGGCGATGGTCCCGGTTCTGTAAAGAACGACGAGTGGTGGTGGTGAAAACAAATCTCCACATCGACATAAGACATGGGGGAGGAGAATGACGATGCATCATGAGCCCTCACACTCTCCACGATGTTTGACGGCCCCCAAGAAAGAAGAGAATACGTGTTGGTCCACTAATTAATTATACCAACGCTGCCGGTTTAGTTAAACCAAATATTTGAAACAAACCAACTCATGACTAATACAGAATTAGGGTCGTTACACTATTCGGCCTAGAAATACGTAGAGCCGCGAAACGAAGAACAGCTAACAAATATTGAGACCTAAGTAGAAACAAGGCCTCATAGAaaatttttaactaagaaaattgTAGGGCTTTACCCCGAAGGGAGCCCTTCCAGAAATTCTCGAAGGCCCAAGACAAGCTTAGGCCCAGGAGGGGGTTTGGAAATAGTTTTCAACCAGCAATAGACGCGCCTCGGTTAGTACCTCATTAGCTGCGTCATTGCCCCAAGCGCAAAGATGCTTTTTCAGAAGGCACGCGAGTCTTTACTTATAGCGCATGTTATTGAGTTAAGATAGTCTCACAAGCGATGTGGGATATATTAACGCACCGTCTCAAATACACAAACAGGCTTTATGCGTCTTGGGCCTAGAATTCGTTCAATTAGTTTCTTATAGGCTTTTAAGTGGTAAAACAAATAGGTCTGGGTTCTGTACTTTTTACATTTCTTTGCAATTGATTTCACATGAAATTTtgcatgttttcttttttaaccgAATTTTGCATGtatttaaattactaaaaagcTGTGAACTTGATTGATAACAACAGATATGTAAGTTGTAACACTGAGAATGAGAATCGTAGGGAGTCTAGGGACCGCACGAACGCAGGCCTCCTTTGACACAAATAATGATGTAGGCTCTTCCTCATGGGAAGACCTTAAGCTAAGCACCCCTCTGAAGTGCAATGGAACTCACTAGCCTAGGACACTCGTCTTCTTGATCACGAGTCGACCCCTGTCCAGGTTAGTGCGCTGGTCTTACAGCTGTTGAATAGCAGGGATGTTACTATTAACACGTAATGTGCATTTTACAACTCCTGATATAGAACAGTGTGTCGGTCTTACAACTGTTGAATATCAGAGTTTTTTGTATCATAGACCTGGGCAATAAATTCTAGGCCCGCTCACTTAAAAGTGTTTGGTTTtcccatttctttcttttgttatgATTTCAGTCATTTTATTCTAATGGATATGGtttatttttgcttttttttttaagatgtcTATCATGGATTTGACAATAAAACATCTTATGTTTTTTGCGAAAATATAATTCACagcttaacaaaaaaaaatcataaattaataagctATGTACACATCAAGCTacctatatattttatacattatatACATTGTTTTATTCCGGGACAATGGGTTAAGTGTAGAAGCAGTCTTCCATCTTGAAACTACACTTCTTCCACTATGATCCCTATAAATACTTGTTAATATTTCCTCAGGCTAAGCTCGGCTTGTAACTGTTCAAGGTTAAGACAACAATGTACTAATTAATCTTAGACCAAAATTTATGAAAGCTACATGAAAATACGGATCACTGATTTATATCAAAGAATAAAACTTATTAACTTACAAGCTTCAACTGTTCATCATATCGCTCTTCATTAACACTTAACAGCGCGTATGTTTGTACTCTCGCATCAAGGCAAACCTCTGCCCATTTGGTCAGTTTCCTTTTGTTTGAAGCAAAGCTAAattgaaacacaaataaaagcGTAATTCAtgaatcatttattaaaaaataaaattatattcagatGCGCGTATATATGTGAATGTGATAaggtattttcagatttttgcCACTTTTACAGATTCGATGTCGGCTGCTCTATGCCTCCTTCACCCACTCTCAAGACTATCCTCTCCCCAATTTGTCTTTCTTTCTTCATTTGTTTTTATCACTTAAGCGTATTTTCACATTTCATTTTTAGCATACATAGAGCATCTTATGTTTAGGTAACTAGGTTTTATAAAAAACACACAAGAGTATCTTTATAGCCAAATCGTTTCGCAAAAGTCCAAGCTTGGTTAATTATCACACTTGAAATGACGGTACCGTATCGATACATAATTAGGACGGGAGGTGACTTAAACCAATTTCTTATTGCGTAATATATTATTGGACTGGACTAATTACTAACTATCAATACGACAAATatcagttttaaaatttttgtggtCCTTAGCATTTTCACACAACTAGCTAACCTAGCTATGAAACAATTAACAAGTTATCATTATATGCTTAAACAATGAACTTGATATATCCATAAACTACGACAACAGTCTCAGCGACTACAAAATAGTATACCTTAATGTTTTAGAAGAGCATGAACCTCAAATCACGAATCCGTTGTCTTTTTGACTActatttaaaacaattattagAAAAATGATTAAGGCTTTATATTTGATACGTCGATGATACTGTCTTACTTTTGTCTTCAACAATTATGAGACACGAATCATGAGACACGAATTCTAGCCacaaaaacggagacaacgaaTTCAAAAAGGCCATGCGCAAGTTTGCAAGGAACCACACACACGTTATACGTAATACCATTATATGATTTGTATTATGAGTATTAgtgtatactatatatatatgtgtgtgtgtgattaTAGCTATTATGTGTATATAGCATGTATAAGGGAAAATATTCTGTGTGTATATGTCTAGATCGCAATCGAATCTTATTTTAATATTCAAGATATGTAGGATCATTCATGTCTGATATGCTGGTGTCTGGAACTTGTTCCTCAGAGATTATCTTGGATTGTTAATTTTCCGCTTAGTTATTCTTCGTTGGTTTAAAAAGAAGGTTTCTAGAATTCACATATCCTTTAGTGCATGTCTTTTGACCAAAAGAATATcccttccaatttttttaattggttaTTCGTTAATATACCTTAAATTATATGAAAGCACCAATCATTAatttgattatgtattttttttttcttttgatatcaACATTTTATTGTAGGGGTGGCTGCGGTGGATCTTTGATTTTCTCTAGTATGGTATTGTGGCAAATCACATTGGTAAGCTTTTCATCACATGTGCTATCTTCTGTAGAATGGATCAAGCTTAATCGATTTTGGAAAATTATATCCATTAGTGTAATTATGAGATGATAGGACAGTAAAAGTAATTCTTCATATTTTCTGTTATTCTTTTCACGCCAAATGTGATAGTCAGTTGTTTGATATACATATCTTACTATGAATGTTTTGAAATGATAAAATACacgttataaaatttatatgtccACATTTTTGCCTTACTACCGAAGGAAAAGTTCATGGCCGTACAAAGCTAGGCAAGAAATCTCGAACCCAAAGTTGCACATCAGGTTTGATGTGATTGTAAACAGAAAAAAGGTCACGTAGGTTTTTCTTTATAATGAATGGCAAGGCAGTATGTAAATGATGTCAACTGATATTATAAAGTCgttgtatatatatttgaggCATATTTATGACCTGCAACGTGTGTCCATAAATGTTTGAAATTATCTTAGAATTTATTTTTGGGAAATTGTAGCGATTAGTCtacgataaataaatatttaagacAAACCCCAACGGAGGGTTTAGGACATgttctattaattaaaaaaattaaaagtattaGAAAGAGTAGAGTCAGAGAAGTTTGTTAACTCTGCTACTACTACCAACcccaacaaattttttttacaaacccCTTTtacacatgtttttttttcattggtttacaTTTAActtttctgatttaaaatttattttctaattaaactaaataaaagtTATTAATGCTAAGTTGGTTGGAAACCATTGGGAAGATATTTCTCGTTAATGCTGCTCTTATGGTCTATAACTAGGGGAAAAAAAGCTAGGAATTCTTATAAAATCATCCAATTTTACCTGAAATTTAACTTtcgtaattaaataaaaaactatgtTTTTTGGTCcactctataaaaaaaatactatacttAGTAAAGAATCATAGTTTGCAACCtaatgatttataataatatcgtaattattaaaatttaatttctatAATGTACATGTGTGAGTTgtgaaaaatataagaaattgcAATTTATGATAAACAAAGATAAGAGAATCCTCAACTGATCGTTCTCCTTCATAACTGCAATAAACGATATTCCCTCCGTTtccgaaagtaagatgttttagattttttatttgtttcacaaagatgGTCTTCATAACCTTCAAATTTGTTCGGACTCTATAAAGTCTCATGTGTTCGTTTTGATATTAGGGCATCAGCATCAGTGAACCCCATGGAAGGGGTTCACagagtatttttttattatttttttctatttgatttttgtttaaaaaaaaaaattaattaattattcggaccaatcgcgggccgccacggcACTACAGTGATGACCCGGGTTCAGTGCAGTGACCCTGCAAGAGACAGGTTCActccttttgtttattttaatatattttttttttcgaaaactgTGCGAACTCCCCATGAAGTTCACTGATGCAGATGCTCTAAGCCTTATTATGTCCTTCTCTCCTTTCTCGCTTTGCAAACTGTCTAGCATGATACTTTAGTCAAGGCTGTATTGTATTCTCCAAGTTCTTTGGACGATACAGTTTGAATTTGAAGGAAACCACGCACTGACCCAAAAGCCTATATGGAGAGAGACACATTTTGTTTGGTCATCCATGAAATTAGTCATGATTGATGATATATATATCCAATCAATTACTTCGTTTATTCGGGCAAGTTAGAATAACAAAAGGAAGTAAAAGagataaatcattttttaagcTTGAGATAAATCGTTGTTCGATGGTTTTCTAATTATtccgtgtatatatatatagtttatctTTGTATTAtgtgaattttttgtttcatgattgttgattctatttttatacattattgTTATGCCGACAAAAACCAAAGTAATTAACTACTTAGCTTCAAGGCATAGTAACATAAGAGAAAAGGTGGTCTGGATATAAAACAACTCCACAATGCTCGCAAAGAAGAGAGGACAAACCATAGGGGAATAGATTAATAAGGAAGAAAGATAGGGGGGCATGTGCTTTGAGAATTGAGATATTAGGCAGATTCAGAATCTTCCGGAGACCTTTTTCTTCTTACATCCTTCTCTCTGATCATCTCTCTCTCACAAACATGTTTCTTTTTACTACATTTTGATTCCGCTTTTGGTATAAAACCCTGTTTTTGCCAAAACTCAGCATCTTTAACATAGCTTTctttttaaatacttttatcCATATCTGTGTATATGTTTCACTAAGCAACTTGGAACCCTTTTGCGTTGGGTAAAAAGAGACTTCACACCACTGACCTTACACCCACTCACCAAACTTTGCAGTACTAAATATCTCTACTCTGATTGTTTTTGATGAGGTATTATCATTCTTTGAGATCCTAATCGAAACTAAATGGTCTTTCATATAATTTGCAACGTGCATAAAACTTTACACACTTTGAACTAGTAAAATACAGCTTCTAAGTACATACTTTAATCCTAATATTAGAACTAAGTCAAGCTACCAGTGCTTACTTTGTtaagatctatatatatatatatgcatagtTACATTAGTTAGATGAACTAGTTTTATTGATAATTTATCTAACTTGATAAACATTCAAATAAAGCTATATATCTTACCAAACCTGAATGTACAACATCATATTGTGtgtaaataaaatagttttttctttAATCATTTTCTATGAATGAGATGTGAAATGGCGTAGTAAAAAGCAATAACGAACAACCACCTTTTCTGTTGGATAAACTTATTGAGGCGGCGATTTCATTAGTTTGGTAAGTTTAaccatttgatttatatatggACAATCTATAAAGGGATGTCATTTGCATATCCAATATATGtcgtatttttgtttatttcttcaACTGATTTTGGGTTTACGATGATCAGTTCAGTTGGAGACTTTTTGTTACTTAGCTCCACGAAAACCTTGTTATCTAGGTATACTTATCttccatatttttttcttttcaatttatGCAATCGGAACAAACTGCCGGTACAATAGTTTCGAAGGTTGGTAGTTGTAAGTATTTAATTAATCCAATAAAACGTGTAACCCATGATCAAAATAACGGCTGCTATGTAAAATCAGTTACATAGGTTTTTTTCTGCAGTTACATATGCTTTTTCTATCGGGAAATCAAACTCATTGACATGTCATACAAAAGTATAACTGAAACtgacttaaaatttaaaaggtaTGGCCAAGAACGATGTATCAATTATCGAGAAGACAATTCAATTATCGAGAAGACAATTAGTACAAATTACTTTTGTAACCTGTTCCAGTAAATGTATGAAGAAATTGATTAATAAGAATCTAATTTAAACATCAGGGCTGACTATTTGTTTGAATCAACATCGTTGGTATGAGTTTTTTTTCCTGAATACCAAGTAAAATAGCGACATGTGTCGAGCTGACATCCAATCTATAAGGTTTTTACACGGGATCCACATGCACACTCTTGCACGTGAGCTGTCCGTACGTTGGGTCTCCATCTAACACTAGCAAGATGTATTTTCAATTAAATTGGGTTTATGTTTTAAGAgtgttttaaatttaattgtatTCGCGGATGATCTGcaatattttttgaaagttcTCATGTTCAGTGGCTGGTG
This Brassica napus cultivar Da-Ae chromosome C6, Da-Ae, whole genome shotgun sequence DNA region includes the following protein-coding sequences:
- the LOC106406677 gene encoding 50S ribosomal protein L31, chloroplastic-like — translated: MAVSLPNSFLQINPCAPSLAIKKPITAAAIGVQGGGGSKPSVVQITCRKKDLHPEFHEDAKVYCNGELVMTTGGTKKEYVVDVWSGNHPFYLGNRSALMVDADQVEKFRKRFAGLSEIMEIPVLKGEIVLPTKKSKGAGKGKKK
- the LOC106404485 gene encoding uncharacterized protein LOC106404485, which translates into the protein MTNKQQLDDVEAEKAEAMRRYNNQKRFRNIVRAAAVAFFCYLWFPTLQAACDWFNRTGAVINLTNRAFVFFFVNVLVGLIFLLSRDHGDEDSGSVRTNEPDLYDQYTSFSAVTVAVTASDDDDSKKQTVPTFITVVHEEEEVVEEKQIVPAEEEVVVEAVTTENKVIRPATDFRRTESANAAIERLNSEEFRLKVEAFIMEKKRCLVQEENDVVGWREDGSSGLELVGAD
- the LOC125588560 gene encoding uncharacterized protein LOC125588560, whose protein sequence is MKVACSSSGGETMDPVPCAFSPFRLGHVLNLYYGTETRPHRKFLTKKIVGLYPEGSPSRNSRRPKTSLGPGGGLEIVFNQQ